Part of the Roseomonas sp. OT10 genome, GCCCTGGGACGCCTTCCGCAGCACCCCCGCCGCGGCGGCGCCGGCCCCCGTGGCGGCGACGCCCGCCCGTCCCGCTGATTCGCTGGCGGCCTTCGCGGGTCGCGCCGCCCCGGGCCAGCAGGAGAGCGTGACCCTGCCCGACAGCGGCCGGGCCGCGGTGGTGCGGCTGGTGCGGGCCTACAGCGCCGCCTCGGGGCGGGAGTGCCGGGAGCTGCAGATCGGCGGCGCCGCGGAAGGGCGCGGCGCGCTCTATTGCCAGGACCCGGTCGCCGGCTGGGTGCCGGCGCGGCCGCTGCTGCGCGGCGGGGCCTTGGGCCGCTCCTGAGCCCGGATGAGCGCCAGCCTCCAGCCGGTCGGCCGCCCGGCACAACGCTCGCCCCTGGTCGTGCAGGTCCGGGTGATCGGCGCGCTGATCATGCGCGAGATGCAGACGCGCTTCGGGCGGCACAACCTCGGCTTCCTCTGGCTGTTCCTGGAGCCGCTGATGCTGGGGACCGTGCTGGGGACGATCCATGCCCTCCGCGGCCACAGCCTGCCGGGGGGGTTGAACCCCTTCATGTTCAGCATCGTGGGCTACGTGCCCTTCTTCGTCTTCCGGGCCATCGTCAACCGCGCTCCCAGCGCCGTGCATTCCAACCTGACCCTGCTGTTCCACCGGCAGGTGACGCTGTTCGACATCGTCACGGCGCGCAACCTGCTGGAAGCCGCCTCCATCACCATGGTGATCATGCTGGTCCTCGGCTTCGCAGGGCTGGTATGGGACGAGTGGCCGGAAGATGTCCGGCTGATAATCATGGGCGTGCTCTGCATGCTGCTGCTGAGCCACGGGCTGGCCATGCTGTTGGCGGCCGGTGGCATAC contains:
- a CDS encoding DVU3141 family protein, translating into MDHHDRPCNPRGQRAGTIRLLTLLAPLGLAACSGQNNVVMPWDAFRSTPAAAAPAPVAATPARPADSLAAFAGRAAPGQQESVTLPDSGRAAVVRLVRAYSAASGRECRELQIGGAAEGRGALYCQDPVAGWVPARPLLRGGALGRS
- a CDS encoding ABC transporter permease, with the translated sequence MSASLQPVGRPAQRSPLVVQVRVIGALIMREMQTRFGRHNLGFLWLFLEPLMLGTVLGTIHALRGHSLPGGLNPFMFSIVGYVPFFVFRAIVNRAPSAVHSNLTLLFHRQVTLFDIVTARNLLEAASITMVIMLVLGFAGLVWDEWPEDVRLIIMGVLCMLLLSHGLAMLLAAGGIRWESFDRLIHPVTYLTMPISGAFFALHWFSPDVREALLWVPLVNIHEMIRDGYFGSRLPAYYSVGYIIAWIAATNLLGMAALRSARRQLTLF